From the Lathyrus oleraceus cultivar Zhongwan6 chromosome 4, CAAS_Psat_ZW6_1.0, whole genome shotgun sequence genome, one window contains:
- the LOC127076338 gene encoding linoleate 9S-lipoxygenase, with product MYSGVKSLINRGQKVKGTVLLMQKNVLDINALTSATTATGLIKGGFKVAGGFTNTLIDTYTSTWGRSVAFRLISATSTDGSGKGKVGKKTYLEGLVTTIPILGAGQTAFDIHFDWDSEMGIPGAFYVENNMQGEFFLVSLTLEDIPNHGTIHFVCNSWIYKYTYYKTERIFFANKTYLPSETPAPLVYYRQEELKTLRGDGTGERVEWERIYDYDLYNDLGSPDKKASLARPVIGGSRNMPYPRRGRTGRKPSKKDPKSESRGDFFYIPRDESFGHLKSSDFLVYILKSASQNLVPQLRSIVTLQLNNPEFNSFDEVRSLYDGGIKLPTNILSKLSPIPFFKEVFRTDGESALKFPPPKVIQVNQSAWMTDEEFAREMIAGVNPHIIQRLQEFPPKSKLDRQLYGDNTSTITKEHLEPNMGGVTIEQAIQNNKLYILDHHDSIYPFLRKINATNTKTYATRTIIFLQNDGTLKPLAIELSKPHPQADSFGPVSKVYLPVSEGVEASIWFLAKAFVVVNDATHHQLCSHWLNTHAVVEPFIIATNRHLSVVHPIHKLLLPHYRDTMNINALARNVLVNAEGIIESTFLGGAYSMEMSSFVYKDWVFTEQGLPHDLLKRGVAVEDPTSPHGLRLLIKDYPYAVDGLDIWAAIKLWVEEYVNFYYKSDAAIVQDSELQAFWKEVVEVGHGDLKNATWWFKMQNRAELIEACTILIWIASALHAAVNFGQYPYGGYILNRPTKSRRLIPEKGSAEYDEVSKNFQKAYLNTITPKNDALTDLTILEVLSRHASDEQYLGQRNEGELWTSDTLPLESFKRFGRKLAEIEQKLIGRNNDESLRNRYGPVKMPYTLLYPSSEEGLTCRGIPNSISI from the exons ATGTATTCAGGAGTGAAAAGTTTGATTAACAGAGGGCAAAAGGTGAAGGGAACAGTTCTTTTGATGCAAAAGAATGTTTTGGACATTAACGCTCTTACTTCAGCTACAACCGCAACTGGTTTGATCAAAGGTGGATTCAAAGTTGCTGGTGGTTTTACCAACACTTTGATTGACACTTACACTTCAACTTGGGGCCGTTCTGTGGCTTTCAGGTTGATCAGTGCTACTTCTACCGATG GAAGTGGAAAAGGGAAAGTGGGGAAGAAAACATATCTAGAAGGTCTTGTTACGACTATACCAATACTGGGAGCAGGGCAGACTGCATTTGATATTCATTTTGACTGGGATAGTGAGATGGGAATTCCAGGAGCATTTTATGTTGAAAACAATATGCAAGGAGAATTCTTTCTTGTAAGTTTGACACTTGAAGATATTCCAAATCATGGAACCATCCACTTTGTTTGCAACTCATGGATTTACAAATATACATACTATAAAACTGAACGCATCTTCTTTGCCAACAAG ACATATCTTCCGAGTGAAACACCGGCTCCATTAGTGTACTATAGACAAGAAGAACTAAAGACTTTAAGAGGAGATGGGACTGGAGAGCGTGTAGAATGGGAAAGAATCTATGATTACGATCTATACAATGATTTGGGTAGTCCGGACAAAAAAGCTAGCTTAGCTCGTCCTGTTATTGGAGGATCTAGAAATATGCCTTACCCTAGAAGGGGGAGAACTGGTAGAAAACCATCTAAGAAAG ATCCGAAAAGTGAGAGTCGGGGCGACTTTTTTTACATTCCAAGAGATGAATCATTCGGTCATTTGAAGTCTTCAGACTTTCTTGTTTACATACTCAAGTCAGCATCTCAAAATTTAGTTCCTCAATTGAGATCCATAGTTACATTACAACTCAATAATCCTGAGTTTAATTCTTTCGATGAAGTTCGTTCATTATATGATGGTGGTATTAAATTACCTACTAATATACTTAGCAAACTTAGCCCTATACCATTTTTCAAAGAAGTCTTTCGAACGGATGGTGAATCAGCTCTTAAGTTTCCACCACCTAAAGTGATTCAAG TGAATCAGTCTGCATGGATGACAGATGAAGAATTTGCAAGGGAGATGATTGCTGGTGTGAATCCCCACATCATCCAAAGACTTCAA GAGTTTCCACCAAAAAGCAAGCTAGATAGGCAACTCTATGGTGATAATACCAGCACTATAACCAAAGAACACTTGGAGCCAAACATGGGTGGAGTCACTATAGAACAA GCTATCCAAAACAACAAACTTTACATACTTGATCACCACGACTCAATATATCCATTTTTAAGGAAAATAAATGCAACTAATACAAAGACATATGCCACTAGAACCATTATTTTCTTGCAAAATGATGGAACTTTGAAGCCATTGGCCATTGAGCTAAGTAAGCCACATCCTCAAGCTGATAGTTTTGGTCCTGTTAGTAAAGTTTACTTACCTGTAAGTGAAGGTGTTGAAGCTTCAATTTGGTTCCTTGCCAAGGCTTTCGTTGTTGTAAATGACGCCACTCATCACCAACTTTGTAGCCATTG GTTGAACACTCACGCTGTTGTTGAGCCATTCATCATAGCAACAAATAGACATCTCAGTGTGGTTCACCCTATTCATAAACTTTTACTTCCACATTACCGTGATACAATGAACATCAATGCACTTGCTAGAAATGTGTTGGTCAATGCTGAGGGTATTATAGAATCAACATTCTTGGGTGGAGCATATTCTATGGAAATGTCTTCTTTTGTATACAAAGATTGGGTTTTCACTGAGCAAGGATTGCCTCATGATCTACTCAAAAG GGGAGTGGCTGTTGAAGATCCAACTTCACCGCATGGTCTTCGTCTTCTGATAAAGGATTACCCTTATGCTGTTGATGGGCTAGATATATGGGCTGCTATTAAGTTATGGGTTGAAGAATATGTGAACTTCTACTACAAGTCAGATGCTGCTATTGTGCAAGATTCTGAACTCCAAGCATTCTGGAAAGAAGTTGTTGAGGTGGGTCATGGTGACTTGAAGAATGCAACATGGTGGTTTAAGATGCAAAATCGTGCAGAGTTGATTGAAGCTTGCACCATCCTCATATGGATAGCTTCAGCACTTCATGCAGCTGTTAATTTTGGACAATATCCATATGGAGGATACATCCTTAATCGGCCAACTAAAAGTAGAAGATTAATTCCTGAAAAAGGGTCTGCTGAATATGATGAGGTTTCTAAGAACTTTCAGAAGGCGTATTTGAACACAATCACACCAAAAAATGATGCCCTTACTGACCTAACAATCTTAGAGGTCTTGTCAAGGCATGCTTCGGATGAGCAGTACCTTGGACAGAGAAATGAAGGTGAACTTTGGACTTCTGATACACTACCATTAGAGTCATTCAAGAGGTTTGGAAGGAAGTTAGCTGAAATTGAGCAAAAGCTCATTGGAAGGAACAATGATGAGTCGTTGAGGAATCGATATGGGCCAGTGAAGATGCCTTACACATTGCTCTATCCTTCTAGTGAGGAAGGATTGACTTGCAGAGGAATTCCCAATAGTATCTCTATCTAA